From Pseudarthrobacter equi, a single genomic window includes:
- a CDS encoding four-carbon acid sugar kinase family protein: protein MTLEADVLAAYPADFPIPAALVASTLAASNAETPRVLVVLDDDPTGTQSVADLPVLTQWDVEDFAWAFSQSKPAVYVLTNTRSLDPAEAAARNEEVVRNALTAAGSSADSGLRLAFVSRSDSTLRGHYPLEPDVIAATVSEVSGEATDGVVLVPAFPDAGRLTIGGVHYMRGTGETAGTLVPVSETEFAKDASFGFSTSVMAAYVEEKSRGRFTADSVIVLDLNTIRAGSAAQDPAISAKAIADAIEGATNSTPIVADIVTENDFRALALGLEEAERRGKKLLYRVGPPFVRGRIGQEVRTALTAEEAYEGNTPSTAGGLIVVGSHVGVTTRQLNVLTAEHSSASIIEIDVEKLLAAETEAVAHLDQTVDAVVEALRGGDVIVHTSRLLIKTDDAAESLRIARTVSAAVVAVVNRTLKTFPPRFVIAKGGITSSDVAAHGLEIRHGIVRGPMLPGIVSLWEPVDGPAKGIPYIVFAGNVGDDDSLAQVTRKLSNTF, encoded by the coding sequence GTGACGCTTGAAGCAGACGTCCTGGCCGCCTATCCCGCGGACTTCCCCATCCCCGCAGCCCTGGTTGCCAGCACCCTGGCCGCTTCCAACGCGGAGACTCCCCGCGTCCTGGTAGTGCTCGACGACGACCCCACCGGAACGCAGTCCGTGGCAGACCTGCCCGTGCTCACCCAGTGGGACGTCGAGGATTTCGCCTGGGCCTTCAGCCAGTCCAAGCCGGCGGTCTACGTCCTGACCAACACCCGCAGCCTGGACCCGGCCGAAGCCGCCGCCCGTAACGAGGAAGTGGTCCGCAACGCCCTCACCGCCGCCGGTTCCAGCGCCGATTCAGGCCTGCGGCTCGCATTCGTCAGCCGCAGCGACTCCACCCTCCGCGGCCACTACCCGCTGGAGCCGGACGTCATCGCCGCCACGGTCAGCGAGGTAAGCGGTGAAGCCACCGACGGCGTCGTGCTGGTTCCCGCGTTCCCCGACGCCGGCCGCCTCACCATCGGCGGCGTCCACTACATGCGCGGCACGGGTGAAACCGCCGGCACCCTGGTCCCGGTCTCGGAGACCGAGTTCGCCAAGGACGCCAGCTTCGGCTTCAGCACATCCGTCATGGCGGCGTATGTGGAGGAAAAGTCCAGGGGCCGGTTCACCGCTGACTCCGTCATCGTCCTGGACCTGAACACCATCCGCGCCGGCTCCGCCGCCCAGGACCCCGCCATCTCCGCCAAGGCCATCGCCGACGCCATCGAGGGCGCCACCAACTCCACCCCGATCGTGGCGGACATCGTCACCGAGAACGACTTCCGCGCACTGGCACTCGGCCTGGAAGAAGCCGAGCGCCGCGGCAAGAAACTCCTCTACCGCGTCGGCCCGCCGTTCGTCCGCGGCCGCATCGGCCAGGAAGTCCGCACGGCCCTGACTGCCGAGGAAGCTTACGAAGGCAACACGCCCTCCACCGCCGGCGGCCTGATCGTGGTGGGCTCGCACGTGGGCGTCACCACCCGCCAGTTGAACGTCCTCACGGCCGAACACAGCTCCGCAAGCATCATCGAGATCGACGTCGAGAAGCTTCTTGCAGCCGAAACCGAAGCCGTGGCCCACCTGGACCAGACCGTGGACGCCGTGGTCGAGGCCCTCCGCGGCGGCGACGTCATCGTGCACACCAGCCGGCTCCTGATCAAGACCGACGACGCCGCCGAAAGCCTGCGGATCGCACGCACCGTGTCCGCCGCCGTCGTCGCCGTGGTCAACCGCACCCTGAAGACCTTCCCGCCGCGGTTCGTCATCGCCAAGGGCGGCATCACCTCCTCGGACGTCGCAGCCCACGGCCTGGAAATCCGCCACGGCATTGTCCGCGGACCCATGCTGCCGGGCATCGTCTCCCTCTGGGAACCAGTGGACGGGCCCGCCAAGGGCATCCCCTACATCGTCTTCGCCGGCAACGTGGGCGACGACGACTCCCTGGCCCAGGTCACCCGAAAACTCAGCAACACCTTCTAA
- a CDS encoding FadR/GntR family transcriptional regulator, with translation MARKSLVGVVADELLDRIIDGEFPPGSTVPGEHELSARHEVSRMTVREAMKTLQAQQILSVERGRGTFVNPLNRWTSLEAVLRAASEGKNEAEASVQLIELRRMLETGACELAAGRISEVDTESLFAYIAAMKAAHAINDVTSFVEADLAFHDVILRASGNVFVSVLFEPLHRVLEKRRAETSAVPAIQEHAIGHHQNIAEALQSGDATRSRLAMDAHMQQTLDDLKNLVLPAK, from the coding sequence ATGGCAAGGAAGTCGTTGGTTGGCGTTGTGGCCGACGAACTGCTGGACCGCATCATCGACGGCGAATTTCCGCCGGGATCAACGGTCCCCGGCGAGCACGAACTCAGTGCCCGGCATGAGGTAAGCCGGATGACGGTCCGTGAGGCAATGAAGACGCTCCAGGCGCAGCAGATCCTCAGCGTTGAGCGTGGCCGGGGCACCTTCGTGAACCCGCTGAACCGGTGGACGTCACTTGAGGCCGTGCTCCGCGCGGCGTCGGAGGGCAAGAACGAAGCCGAGGCTTCGGTACAGCTCATCGAACTCCGCCGCATGCTGGAAACCGGAGCCTGCGAGCTGGCTGCGGGCCGGATCTCCGAGGTGGACACCGAATCCCTGTTCGCCTACATTGCGGCGATGAAGGCCGCCCACGCCATCAACGACGTTACGTCCTTCGTCGAAGCCGACCTCGCCTTCCACGACGTCATCCTGCGCGCGTCCGGCAACGTGTTCGTCTCCGTGCTCTTTGAGCCGCTGCACCGTGTCTTGGAAAAGCGCCGCGCCGAAACATCTGCCGTTCCGGCCATCCAGGAGCACGCCATCGGCCACCACCAGAACATCGCGGAGGCCCTGCAGTCAGGCGACGCCACCCGCTCCCGGCTGGCCATGGATGCCCACATGCAGCAGACGCTGGACGACCTGAAGAACCTGGTGCTCCCGGCCAAATAG
- a CDS encoding LacI family DNA-binding transcriptional regulator, whose product MTATPRPKIADVAAAAGVSVPTVSKVLNGRTHVSDATRAKVQQALDELDYSKRNAAAAQPGMLQLVVNNFDSPWVLATMEGVEAAADRLGYAVAYVRAEHVSADRWRKLREPSANRLDGVMLLAPRSGSRLVTLVRSLKIPAVAIDPEGTEGLDIPSVSPASFSGALAAVGHLLSQGHRRIGIITGRKHSPGHGRARYAAYAAALHEAGLPVLPELVRDGDFSIESGMRLGADLLDLPERPTAIFTGSDLQALGVMNAAAQRWLQVPGDLSIVGFDDIAQAALTSPPLTTVRQPLAQLATMAVGMLIEQQDGHGAVPAALEVATELVVRGTTAPPAS is encoded by the coding sequence TTGACCGCCACCCCGCGTCCCAAGATTGCAGACGTTGCGGCCGCCGCAGGGGTATCCGTGCCCACCGTCTCCAAGGTCCTCAACGGCCGCACCCATGTTTCGGACGCCACCCGCGCCAAAGTGCAGCAGGCCCTGGACGAGCTGGACTACTCCAAGCGGAACGCCGCCGCGGCCCAGCCCGGCATGCTGCAACTGGTGGTCAACAACTTCGATTCGCCCTGGGTCCTGGCCACCATGGAAGGCGTGGAGGCCGCCGCGGACCGGTTGGGATATGCGGTGGCGTACGTCCGGGCCGAGCATGTCAGTGCAGACCGCTGGCGCAAGCTGCGTGAACCCTCGGCGAACCGCCTGGACGGGGTCATGCTGCTGGCGCCGCGCAGCGGCTCACGCCTGGTCACCCTGGTGCGGTCGCTGAAGATCCCGGCCGTCGCCATCGACCCCGAGGGGACCGAAGGCCTGGATATCCCCAGCGTCAGCCCGGCGTCGTTCTCCGGGGCGCTCGCCGCCGTCGGGCATCTCCTGTCCCAGGGGCATCGCCGGATCGGAATCATCACCGGACGCAAGCACAGCCCGGGGCACGGCCGGGCGCGGTACGCGGCATACGCGGCCGCCCTGCACGAGGCCGGCCTGCCGGTCCTGCCGGAGCTTGTCCGGGACGGTGACTTCAGTATCGAGTCAGGCATGCGCCTCGGCGCCGACCTCCTCGATCTGCCAGAGCGGCCCACGGCCATCTTCACTGGCAGTGACCTGCAGGCCCTGGGTGTGATGAATGCGGCGGCGCAGCGCTGGCTGCAGGTACCCGGGGACCTCAGCATCGTGGGGTTTGACGACATCGCCCAGGCCGCGCTGACTTCGCCGCCGCTCACCACCGTCAGGCAGCCCCTGGCCCAGCTGGCCACCATGGCCGTGGGAATGCTCATCGAGCAGCAGGACGGCCATGGGGCGGTGCCTGCAGCTTTGGAGGTGGCCACCGAACTGGTGGTCCGCGGAACAACGGCCCCGCCGGCAAGCTAG
- a CDS encoding glycoside hydrolase family 43 protein, producing MTSRNAVPVYANPILNADWPDPDAVQVRGTYYMVASSFNRVPGLPILKSRNLVDWEHAGHALLQLPQGSHFSLVRHGGGVWAPALRYHDGRFWIFYPDPDHGIFVLSAEKAEGPWTAPHLLYAGRGLIDPCPLWDDDGQAYLVHGWAKSRIGIKNRLTVHRMSPDAGKLLDHGTTVIDGEDLPGYTTLEGPKFYKRDGWYWIFAPAGGVATGWQAVFRSRSPFGPYEERRVLEQGNSPVNGPHQGAWVTSPRGEDWFLHFQDRGPYGRVVHLQPMGWDEDGWPWMGEKASDGGPGTPVASHPYPRGTSPQDVAPPASDDFASPWLGPQWHWQANPRHSWSFQPGGGRLILRPQANDPVNLRELPNVLAQILPGTPSTFTTSLELQDVPVGTRAGVVVLGQEYAWLGIIRTADGFVLGSGTGGEGPSEQAPGRSIPLPASRLELQIRTDGTPRSTFAWRLGPGEPWEVQGWNFGVVQGKWIGAELGIFATSPLGSQEGGSVIVGPVRVDTAPVRRATAPQLAAATT from the coding sequence ATTACATGGTCGCGTCCAGCTTCAACCGCGTTCCCGGGTTGCCCATCCTCAAGTCCCGAAACCTCGTGGACTGGGAGCACGCCGGCCACGCCCTGCTGCAGCTGCCGCAGGGCAGCCACTTCTCCCTGGTCCGCCATGGTGGCGGGGTCTGGGCGCCCGCGCTGCGGTACCACGACGGACGGTTCTGGATTTTCTACCCCGATCCGGACCACGGCATCTTCGTGCTGAGCGCCGAGAAGGCTGAGGGCCCCTGGACCGCGCCGCACCTGCTGTATGCAGGGCGCGGACTCATCGATCCCTGCCCGCTGTGGGATGACGATGGCCAGGCCTATCTGGTGCACGGGTGGGCGAAAAGCCGGATCGGGATCAAGAACCGGCTCACCGTGCACCGCATGAGCCCGGACGCCGGAAAGTTGCTGGACCACGGCACCACGGTCATCGACGGCGAGGACCTCCCCGGCTACACCACACTGGAGGGGCCCAAGTTCTACAAGCGGGACGGCTGGTACTGGATCTTCGCCCCCGCTGGCGGCGTGGCTACCGGTTGGCAGGCGGTCTTCCGTTCCAGGTCCCCGTTCGGTCCGTACGAGGAGCGCCGCGTCCTGGAGCAGGGGAACAGTCCGGTGAACGGGCCGCACCAGGGTGCCTGGGTGACCTCGCCGCGGGGGGAGGACTGGTTCCTGCACTTCCAGGACCGCGGGCCCTACGGGCGGGTGGTCCACCTCCAGCCCATGGGCTGGGACGAGGACGGCTGGCCCTGGATGGGGGAGAAGGCGTCCGACGGCGGCCCGGGAACCCCCGTGGCCAGCCACCCCTACCCGCGGGGTACTTCGCCGCAGGACGTGGCGCCGCCGGCCAGTGACGACTTCGCCTCACCGTGGCTGGGCCCGCAGTGGCACTGGCAAGCCAACCCCCGGCACTCCTGGTCTTTCCAGCCGGGCGGGGGCCGGCTGATCCTCCGGCCGCAGGCCAACGATCCCGTCAACCTCCGGGAATTGCCCAATGTCCTGGCGCAGATCCTTCCCGGCACGCCGTCCACTTTCACCACGTCGCTGGAACTGCAGGACGTCCCGGTGGGGACCCGCGCCGGCGTGGTGGTGCTGGGGCAGGAATACGCCTGGCTGGGCATCATCCGGACCGCCGATGGATTCGTCCTGGGTAGCGGGACCGGGGGAGAGGGGCCGTCGGAGCAGGCGCCCGGCCGCAGCATTCCCCTACCGGCTTCCCGCTTGGAGCTGCAGATCCGCACCGACGGCACGCCCCGGTCCACCTTTGCCTGGCGCCTGGGTCCCGGGGAGCCGTGGGAGGTCCAGGGCTGGAACTTCGGTGTTGTGCAGGGGAAATGGATCGGCGCGGAACTGGGGATTTTTGCCACGTCGCCGCTGGGATCGCAGGAGGGCGGCAGTGTTATCGTGGGACCCGTGCGCGTGGACACGGCGCCCGTTCGCCGGGCTACTGCCCCGCAGCTCGCCGCCGCAACCACATGA